In Vanessa atalanta chromosome 29, ilVanAtal1.2, whole genome shotgun sequence, a genomic segment contains:
- the LOC125075082 gene encoding codanin-1 isoform X2, producing MPETIIQSAISGKLDWDLLSKWLNNESIEAAPEDCILFCSNRNEFVGFFLSYLRNQTENVLQTNSNALPIPQHQGTPEKSLVQRKHHRSVSEPTCDNDISNDSLTVKSDRKTQESPNRERRKPGRRVKTKLFPEDKKEHNISLSSDESRISTGVERLVLSSTPLKTAFKPDYSNLPSSSPVTPHSRSFKEFERCDTPRISRHSRSQEKSVSLADYLVNVQSKSSKKRRSKNTSNDDSETKMDLDLSNSEIFPEIGTRKSSSLKSDRRRIKPTNIDRSKKSYSLNSFTPEAFQQPSPLALEENLAFKPKLQPKELSNGIEVERNILKQERQKLMEKFNVLNTSLSPKVTTPQIKVTQKDLSERNLSCVEADQSKIAFIEKIDILIDIYNILLKNNLILSINTEIYFLITILLSKQLDEDYRISESQLQINLYESILKPIHNSTYFAVKSLWNQRSVLEVILDKNSLKILGENKKVRSFYPDLAKFLLNSYGLKCEAESNSDRSKTSESRGSNGMVCFNHETDNSENFPSILSFQNFKKQRDMFYEILRWYSSGGGGGAALRTRTRALLALAARAHNHAHLAALLTRMLLDAPAPESKLSKLQRRLTCPSATESHRLPHFSDKEMFYKEFIMYAENESFRVHLKDALASEILALDATGISNESSNGSDLTREYLLLSKKLCLLSKFLGYLTSLPYVQTSVDILLKSGALPGNNYKEEIFAAPKEKVLENGIALRNYSQPTIDLNGILRAAIDNGRMTITVPWIVHYLSMLDYTTLRLNYYQNLLNLLFGIYEKILKYNEFMKKNTIIYMKSILGWLFDLPHFPQEFFNHKRDVTFSVAREGFDSCDLVDESTLFELCPFLRDVNVLLSTSRVNHEKESFRHITPVSLTLNTEDRIRNKEKELQSRLEEELLRSQPSSSRRVLELVSERVCSAAVRELAAALAAARARARAAAAALVAQHADRATLIPTLQAMYAEHLDKLRSEALESCKSIARSRISSALTALLPNSPAPLHAVATRTCYNRLSKWINDHWTTTAVLCKDIEQEAWSLRVSPDSPPAQVAPPPNLRDLCSPAAALIALKEHICLLLEDAEAPPPAGVLRACAASCAPHNVFTRPPTQRAILQLSIDFCIVYGRR from the exons ATGCCTGAAACAATAATTCAAAGTGCTATTTCGGGAAAGTTAGACTGGGATTTATTATCCAAATGGTTAAATAATGAGTCAATTGAG gCCGCACCAGAagactgtattttattttgttccaaTAGGAATGAATTTGTCGGCTTTTTCCTGTCGTACCTCAGGAATCAGACTGAAAA TGTTTTACAGACAAACAGCAATGCCTTACCAATCCCACAACACCAAGGTACACCAGAGAAGTCGCTTGTGCAACGCAAACACCACAGATCAGTTAGCGAACCAACATGTGATAACGACATTTCCAATGATAGTCTCACTGTGAAATCTGACAGAAAAACACAGGAGTCCCCAAACAGGGAGAGAAGGAAACCAGGCAGACGAGTCAAAACAAAGTTGTTCCCCGAAGATAAAAAGgaacataatatatctttatcgtCTGATGAGTCGAGGATCAGCACAGGAGTCGAGAGACTCGTCCTATCAAGTACTCCATTGAAAACTGCCTTCAAACCTGACTATTCGAATTTACCTTCGAGCAGCCCTGTCACACCTCACTCCAGATCCTTCAAAGAATTCGAAAGATGTGATACTCCTCGTATCAGCAGACATTCCAGGTCCCAGGAGAAGAGCGTCAGCTTAGCGGATTACTTAGTCAATGTCCAATCGAAAAGCTCAAAAAAGAGAAGGTCAAAAAATACATCTAATGACGACAGTGAAACTAAAATGGACCTGGATTTAAGTAATTCGGAAATATTTCCCGAAATCGGCACACGTAAGTCCAGTTCCTTAAAGTCTGACCGACGCAGGATCAAACCGACGAACATTGATAGAAGCAAAAAGAGCTACTCGTTGAATAGTTTCACTCCAGAGGCGTTCCAGCAACCATCGCCTCTTGCGCTCGAGGAAAACTTGGCTTTCAAACCGAAATTACAGCCTAAGGAACTGTCGAACGGCATAGAGGTCGagcgaaatattttaaagcaagaAAGACAGAAACTGATGGAGAAATTTAACGTCTTGAACACATCACTATCCCCTAAAGTTACAACGCCACAGATAAAGGTAACCCAAAAAGACTTATCTGAGAGAAATTTAAGTTGTGTCGAGGCAGATCAGAGTAAAATcgcatttattgaaaaaatcgatattttaatcgatatttacaacattttattaaagaataatttaatattaagcatAAATACGGAAATATATTTCCTAATAACGATACTGTTGTCGAAACAATTGGACGAAGATTATAGGATATCGGAATCTCAATTAcagattaatttatatgaatcgaTCTTAAAACCCATTCACAATAGCACGTATTTCGCTGTGAAATCATTATGGAACCAACGATCTGTCTTAGAAGTGATACTAGACAAGAATTCGTTAAAAATCCTCGGGGAAAATAAGAAAGTACGAAGTTTTTACCCGGATTTGGCGAAGTTTCTCCTAAACTCTTACGGATTGAAGTGCGAAGCAGAGTCTAACAGCGATAGGTCTAAAACCAGTGAGAGTAGAGGCTCAAACGGCATGGTGTGCTTCAACCATGAGACGGACAATTCAGAAAACTTCCCATCGATACTAAGTTTCCAAAATTTCAAAAAGCAAAGGGatatgttttatgaaatattgag ATGGTACTCgtcgggcggcggcggcggcgcggcgctgcGCACGCGTACGCGCGCGCTGCTGGCGCTGGCGGCGCGCGCGCACAACCACGCGCACCTGGCCGCGCTGCTCACGCGCATGCTGCTCGACGCGCCCGCGCCG GAGTCGAAGCTGAGTAAACTCCAGCGCCGGTTGACGTGCCCGTCGGCGACCGAGTCCCATCGCCTGCCACACTTCTCCGACAAGGAAATGTTCTACAA AGAGTTTATAATGTACGCAGAAAACGAGAGCTTCCGGGTACATTTGAAGGATGCGCTCGCTTCAGAAATACTCGCCCTCGATGCGACGGGAATTAGCAACGAGTCTT CAAACGGGTCTGACCTTACAAGAGAATATCTACTTTTATCCAAGAAGTTATGTCTTCTGTCCAAATTCCTTGGATACCTAACGTCCCTGCCCTACGTCCAGACGTCAGTAGACATTCTATTGAAAAGTGGAGCTCTCCCCGGTAATAACTACAAGGAAGAAATATTCGCAGCGCCGAAGGAGAAAGTTCTGGAAAATGGTATCGCCTTACGGAATTAT AGCCAACCTACCATAGATTTAAATGGAATCTTAAGAGCAGCTATAGACAATGGCAGAATGACAATAACAGTACCTTGGATAGTGCATTATTTGTCTATGCTCGACTACACCACTTTACGGTTAAATTACTATCAAAACCTTCTAAACCTACTCTTCGGTATCTacgagaaaatattaaaatacaacgaATTTATGAAGAAGAATACCATCATATACATGAAATCGATTCTCGGGTGGTTGTTCGATTTGCCACATTTCCCGCAGGAGTTTTTCAATCACAAGCGAGATGTAACGTTCAGTGTAGCGAGGGAAGGATTCGACTCCTGCGACTTGGTCGATGAATCGACTCTATTCGAACTCTGCCCGTTCCTGAGGGACGTCAACGTGCTGCTTTCGACGTCACGAGTTAATCACGAGAAGGAGAGCTTCAGACACATAACGCCCGTCAGTTTGACCTTGAACACGGAAGACAGGATACGGAACAAGGAGAAGGAGCTACAG TCCCGCCTCGAGGAGGAGCTGCTCCGCAGCCAGCCGTCGTCCAGCCGGCGCGTGCTGGAGCTGGTGTCGGAGCGCGTGTGCTCCGCCGCCGTGCGCGAGCTGGCCGCCGCGCTGGCCGCCGCGCGggcccgcgcgcgcgccgccgccgccgccctcGTGGCGCAGCACGCCGACCGC GCCACCCTCATTCCGACCCTGCAAGCGATGTACGCGGAGCATCTGGACAAGCTGCGATCGGAAGCCCTGGAGTCCTGCAAGTCCATCGCCCGCAGCCGGATCTCGTCGGCGCTGACGGCGCTGCTGCCCAATTCGCCGGCGCCGCTGCACGCGGTGGCCACCAGGACCTGCTACAACAGGCTGAGCAAGTGGATCAATGACCACTGGACGACCACCG CGGTGCTGTGCAAGGACATAGAGCAGGAAGCGTGGTCGCTGCGCGTGTCGCCCGACTCCCCCCCCGCGCAGGTGGCGCCGCCGCCCAACCTGCGCGACCTGTGCAGCCCCGCCGCCGCGCTCATCGCACTTAAG GAGCACATCTGCCTGCTGCTGGAGGACGCGGAGGCGCCCCCCCCGGCGGGCGTGCTGCGCGCGTGCGCCGCCAGCTGCGCGCCGCACAACGTGTTCACGCGCCCCCCCACGCAGCGAGCCATCCTGCAGCTGTCCATCGACTTCTGCATCGTCTACG GAAGACGATGA
- the LOC125075082 gene encoding codanin-1 isoform X1, with product MPETIIQSAISGKLDWDLLSKWLNNESIEAAPEDCILFCSNRNEFVGFFLSYLRNQTENVLQTNSNALPIPQHQGTPEKSLVQRKHHRSVSEPTCDNDISNDSLTVKSDRKTQESPNRERRKPGRRVKTKLFPEDKKEHNISLSSDESRISTGVERLVLSSTPLKTAFKPDYSNLPSSSPVTPHSRSFKEFERCDTPRISRHSRSQEKSVSLADYLVNVQSKSSKKRRSKNTSNDDSETKMDLDLSNSEIFPEIGTRKSSSLKSDRRRIKPTNIDRSKKSYSLNSFTPEAFQQPSPLALEENLAFKPKLQPKELSNGIEVERNILKQERQKLMEKFNVLNTSLSPKVTTPQIKVTQKDLSERNLSCVEADQSKIAFIEKIDILIDIYNILLKNNLILSINTEIYFLITILLSKQLDEDYRISESQLQINLYESILKPIHNSTYFAVKSLWNQRSVLEVILDKNSLKILGENKKVRSFYPDLAKFLLNSYGLKCEAESNSDRSKTSESRGSNGMVCFNHETDNSENFPSILSFQNFKKQRDMFYEILRWYSSGGGGGAALRTRTRALLALAARAHNHAHLAALLTRMLLDAPAPESKLSKLQRRLTCPSATESHRLPHFSDKEMFYKEFIMYAENESFRVHLKDALASEILALDATGISNESSNGSDLTREYLLLSKKLCLLSKFLGYLTSLPYVQTSVDILLKSGALPGNNYKEEIFAAPKEKVLENGIALRNYSQPTIDLNGILRAAIDNGRMTITVPWIVHYLSMLDYTTLRLNYYQNLLNLLFGIYEKILKYNEFMKKNTIIYMKSILGWLFDLPHFPQEFFNHKRDVTFSVAREGFDSCDLVDESTLFELCPFLRDVNVLLSTSRVNHEKESFRHITPVSLTLNTEDRIRNKEKELQSRLEEELLRSQPSSSRRVLELVSERVCSAAVRELAAALAAARARARAAAAALVAQHADRATLIPTLQAMYAEHLDKLRSEALESCKSIARSRISSALTALLPNSPAPLHAVATRTCYNRLSKWINDHWTTTAVLCKDIEQEAWSLRVSPDSPPAQVAPPPNLRDLCSPAAALIALKEHICLLLEDAEAPPPAGVLRACAASCAPHNVFTRPPTQRAILQLSIDFCIVYVSRKTMKILEVLPDLHELWNTCCPDRPHHDEGPESPERRPDLSPTDDYDDRAPTPQSDDDGKIGEVNAPAVERPPLPVAAAAPEAGEAGEAAGALAAFARVLCARNVRVLGGRAGAWAALAHVLLFLLTERYLAPGALAETCLALYSQDWPQDVLTNLSTCMKTVSSGWSSSSGGKFTLFLDFLADYCNDMDFEIIE from the exons ATGCCTGAAACAATAATTCAAAGTGCTATTTCGGGAAAGTTAGACTGGGATTTATTATCCAAATGGTTAAATAATGAGTCAATTGAG gCCGCACCAGAagactgtattttattttgttccaaTAGGAATGAATTTGTCGGCTTTTTCCTGTCGTACCTCAGGAATCAGACTGAAAA TGTTTTACAGACAAACAGCAATGCCTTACCAATCCCACAACACCAAGGTACACCAGAGAAGTCGCTTGTGCAACGCAAACACCACAGATCAGTTAGCGAACCAACATGTGATAACGACATTTCCAATGATAGTCTCACTGTGAAATCTGACAGAAAAACACAGGAGTCCCCAAACAGGGAGAGAAGGAAACCAGGCAGACGAGTCAAAACAAAGTTGTTCCCCGAAGATAAAAAGgaacataatatatctttatcgtCTGATGAGTCGAGGATCAGCACAGGAGTCGAGAGACTCGTCCTATCAAGTACTCCATTGAAAACTGCCTTCAAACCTGACTATTCGAATTTACCTTCGAGCAGCCCTGTCACACCTCACTCCAGATCCTTCAAAGAATTCGAAAGATGTGATACTCCTCGTATCAGCAGACATTCCAGGTCCCAGGAGAAGAGCGTCAGCTTAGCGGATTACTTAGTCAATGTCCAATCGAAAAGCTCAAAAAAGAGAAGGTCAAAAAATACATCTAATGACGACAGTGAAACTAAAATGGACCTGGATTTAAGTAATTCGGAAATATTTCCCGAAATCGGCACACGTAAGTCCAGTTCCTTAAAGTCTGACCGACGCAGGATCAAACCGACGAACATTGATAGAAGCAAAAAGAGCTACTCGTTGAATAGTTTCACTCCAGAGGCGTTCCAGCAACCATCGCCTCTTGCGCTCGAGGAAAACTTGGCTTTCAAACCGAAATTACAGCCTAAGGAACTGTCGAACGGCATAGAGGTCGagcgaaatattttaaagcaagaAAGACAGAAACTGATGGAGAAATTTAACGTCTTGAACACATCACTATCCCCTAAAGTTACAACGCCACAGATAAAGGTAACCCAAAAAGACTTATCTGAGAGAAATTTAAGTTGTGTCGAGGCAGATCAGAGTAAAATcgcatttattgaaaaaatcgatattttaatcgatatttacaacattttattaaagaataatttaatattaagcatAAATACGGAAATATATTTCCTAATAACGATACTGTTGTCGAAACAATTGGACGAAGATTATAGGATATCGGAATCTCAATTAcagattaatttatatgaatcgaTCTTAAAACCCATTCACAATAGCACGTATTTCGCTGTGAAATCATTATGGAACCAACGATCTGTCTTAGAAGTGATACTAGACAAGAATTCGTTAAAAATCCTCGGGGAAAATAAGAAAGTACGAAGTTTTTACCCGGATTTGGCGAAGTTTCTCCTAAACTCTTACGGATTGAAGTGCGAAGCAGAGTCTAACAGCGATAGGTCTAAAACCAGTGAGAGTAGAGGCTCAAACGGCATGGTGTGCTTCAACCATGAGACGGACAATTCAGAAAACTTCCCATCGATACTAAGTTTCCAAAATTTCAAAAAGCAAAGGGatatgttttatgaaatattgag ATGGTACTCgtcgggcggcggcggcggcgcggcgctgcGCACGCGTACGCGCGCGCTGCTGGCGCTGGCGGCGCGCGCGCACAACCACGCGCACCTGGCCGCGCTGCTCACGCGCATGCTGCTCGACGCGCCCGCGCCG GAGTCGAAGCTGAGTAAACTCCAGCGCCGGTTGACGTGCCCGTCGGCGACCGAGTCCCATCGCCTGCCACACTTCTCCGACAAGGAAATGTTCTACAA AGAGTTTATAATGTACGCAGAAAACGAGAGCTTCCGGGTACATTTGAAGGATGCGCTCGCTTCAGAAATACTCGCCCTCGATGCGACGGGAATTAGCAACGAGTCTT CAAACGGGTCTGACCTTACAAGAGAATATCTACTTTTATCCAAGAAGTTATGTCTTCTGTCCAAATTCCTTGGATACCTAACGTCCCTGCCCTACGTCCAGACGTCAGTAGACATTCTATTGAAAAGTGGAGCTCTCCCCGGTAATAACTACAAGGAAGAAATATTCGCAGCGCCGAAGGAGAAAGTTCTGGAAAATGGTATCGCCTTACGGAATTAT AGCCAACCTACCATAGATTTAAATGGAATCTTAAGAGCAGCTATAGACAATGGCAGAATGACAATAACAGTACCTTGGATAGTGCATTATTTGTCTATGCTCGACTACACCACTTTACGGTTAAATTACTATCAAAACCTTCTAAACCTACTCTTCGGTATCTacgagaaaatattaaaatacaacgaATTTATGAAGAAGAATACCATCATATACATGAAATCGATTCTCGGGTGGTTGTTCGATTTGCCACATTTCCCGCAGGAGTTTTTCAATCACAAGCGAGATGTAACGTTCAGTGTAGCGAGGGAAGGATTCGACTCCTGCGACTTGGTCGATGAATCGACTCTATTCGAACTCTGCCCGTTCCTGAGGGACGTCAACGTGCTGCTTTCGACGTCACGAGTTAATCACGAGAAGGAGAGCTTCAGACACATAACGCCCGTCAGTTTGACCTTGAACACGGAAGACAGGATACGGAACAAGGAGAAGGAGCTACAG TCCCGCCTCGAGGAGGAGCTGCTCCGCAGCCAGCCGTCGTCCAGCCGGCGCGTGCTGGAGCTGGTGTCGGAGCGCGTGTGCTCCGCCGCCGTGCGCGAGCTGGCCGCCGCGCTGGCCGCCGCGCGggcccgcgcgcgcgccgccgccgccgccctcGTGGCGCAGCACGCCGACCGC GCCACCCTCATTCCGACCCTGCAAGCGATGTACGCGGAGCATCTGGACAAGCTGCGATCGGAAGCCCTGGAGTCCTGCAAGTCCATCGCCCGCAGCCGGATCTCGTCGGCGCTGACGGCGCTGCTGCCCAATTCGCCGGCGCCGCTGCACGCGGTGGCCACCAGGACCTGCTACAACAGGCTGAGCAAGTGGATCAATGACCACTGGACGACCACCG CGGTGCTGTGCAAGGACATAGAGCAGGAAGCGTGGTCGCTGCGCGTGTCGCCCGACTCCCCCCCCGCGCAGGTGGCGCCGCCGCCCAACCTGCGCGACCTGTGCAGCCCCGCCGCCGCGCTCATCGCACTTAAG GAGCACATCTGCCTGCTGCTGGAGGACGCGGAGGCGCCCCCCCCGGCGGGCGTGCTGCGCGCGTGCGCCGCCAGCTGCGCGCCGCACAACGTGTTCACGCGCCCCCCCACGCAGCGAGCCATCCTGCAGCTGTCCATCGACTTCTGCATCGTCTACG TGAGCAGGAAGACGATGAAAATATTGGAGGTGTTGCCCGACCTCCACGAGCTGTGGAACACGTGCTGTCCGGACCGGCCCCATCACGACGAGGGGCCCGAGTCCCCCGAGCGACGACCGGACCTCTCGCCCACGGACGACTACGACGATAGGGCCCCCACCCCGCAGTCTGACGATGACGGGAAGATCGGGGAAGTTAACG CACCGGCTGTTGAGCGACCGCCATTACcggtggcggcggcggcgccCGAGGCGGGCGAGGCGGGCGAGGCGGCGGGCGCGCTGGCGGCGTTCGCGCGCGTGCTGTGCGCGCGCAACGTGCGCGTGCTGGGGGGGCGCGCGGGCGCGTGGGCGGCGCTGGCGCACGTGCTGCTGTTCCTGCTGACGGAGCGCTACCTGGCGCCCGGCGCGCTGGCCGAGACGTGCCTGGCGCTCTACTCGCAGGACTGGCCGCAG GACGTGCTGACGAACCTGTCGACGTGCATGAAGACGGTCTCGTCGGGCTGGTCGAGCTCGTCGGGCGGCAAGTTCACACTGTTCCTCGACTTCCTAGCCGATTACTGTAACGACATGGACTTCGAAATAATCGAGTAA